A region of Paenibacillus sp. 37 DNA encodes the following proteins:
- a CDS encoding extracellular solute-binding protein: MNKKTKALVLSVCMSTLLLAACSNGSGADKGSTTDTDSNKAGTTTIHTVTSEYSSAKYPKGDDITNNVWIKRYKEKFNIDVKTDWVSDEYDTKLNLAIASNDLPDVFRVNPSQLRQLVEADMVMDLSEVFDQHASDRLKGYMEADADSYESGKKDGKLYGIPQMHWGLIEQPDFIWIRNDWKEELGVQDPKSVEDIKNIALKFMEKHGGYGIAVDQSLDYLNLLAIAWNAHPDMWMEDSTGKLVYGSVQPEMKDALAEWSEWYKRGIIDPEFAIKDFNAMNADIVAGKVGMQPYYQWWGYNPGVDTVSNLGKDAIFYPYIIPTVDGKEAKQSIFFANNNYIVMKKGFKNPEKVIQILNDYAYIVDEGNGKESTETLSALLDNDIAHVVGAFRVLNPNSDYEQFEAVSAALQSKDTSGLTTSGMWQKYNNSVEFMENATPGAVGDYLQQGAPKNAYGLAKKVLDSENYTKTALWGVTPEILSSYGTTLDDILTEGFTKIIMGSESIDYFDVIVQNWRAAGGDDATQAVNEAYGK, translated from the coding sequence ATGAACAAGAAAACGAAAGCTCTAGTCTTGTCTGTGTGCATGTCAACCTTATTACTCGCAGCCTGTAGCAATGGAAGCGGTGCTGATAAAGGTTCAACGACGGACACGGATTCCAACAAGGCTGGAACGACAACCATTCATACCGTAACATCAGAATACTCTTCTGCAAAATATCCAAAGGGCGATGATATCACCAACAATGTATGGATTAAGCGATACAAAGAGAAGTTTAATATTGATGTCAAAACAGACTGGGTCAGCGATGAGTACGATACAAAACTCAATTTGGCTATCGCATCGAACGATCTTCCTGACGTATTCAGAGTTAATCCATCACAACTGAGACAGTTAGTCGAAGCAGATATGGTCATGGACCTTTCCGAGGTCTTTGATCAACACGCTTCAGATCGCCTCAAAGGTTACATGGAAGCAGATGCGGACAGTTACGAGTCTGGAAAGAAGGACGGTAAGCTGTACGGAATACCACAGATGCACTGGGGATTAATTGAACAACCAGACTTCATCTGGATCCGGAACGACTGGAAAGAAGAATTGGGTGTCCAAGATCCGAAATCTGTGGAAGACATCAAGAATATTGCACTAAAATTCATGGAAAAGCACGGTGGTTATGGTATAGCGGTAGACCAATCGTTGGATTACCTCAACCTTCTGGCCATTGCATGGAATGCGCATCCGGATATGTGGATGGAGGATAGCACTGGAAAACTCGTGTACGGCTCCGTGCAGCCTGAGATGAAAGATGCGCTGGCTGAGTGGTCAGAATGGTACAAGCGAGGCATCATTGATCCGGAATTTGCAATCAAAGACTTTAATGCGATGAACGCGGACATTGTCGCCGGCAAAGTGGGCATGCAGCCTTATTACCAATGGTGGGGTTATAATCCAGGTGTCGATACGGTATCCAACTTGGGTAAAGACGCTATCTTCTATCCTTATATCATTCCTACCGTCGATGGGAAGGAAGCCAAACAATCCATCTTTTTCGCCAACAACAATTATATTGTCATGAAGAAGGGATTCAAGAACCCCGAGAAAGTGATCCAGATTTTGAACGACTATGCTTATATCGTGGATGAGGGCAATGGCAAGGAATCGACAGAAACGCTATCTGCTTTGCTGGATAACGATATTGCCCATGTTGTTGGAGCGTTCCGTGTACTTAATCCGAATTCCGATTACGAGCAATTTGAGGCGGTCTCCGCTGCCCTTCAATCCAAGGATACCAGTGGACTTACGACTTCGGGTATGTGGCAAAAATATAATAACAGTGTTGAATTCATGGAGAACGCCACCCCAGGAGCAGTTGGTGATTATTTGCAACAAGGGGCTCCCAAAAATGCGTATGGACTTGCCAAAAAAGTACTCGACAGCGAAAACTATACGAAGACAGCCTTATGGGGTGTTACACCAGAGATCCTGTCAAGCTATGGAACAACCTTGGATGATATCCTGACGGAGGGCTTCACCAAGATCATTATGGGTAGCGAAAGTATCGATTATTTCGATGTAATTGTCCAGAACTGGCGAGCAGCCGGAGGTGATGACGCAACCCAGGCCGTCAATGAGGCATACGGAAAATAA
- the licT gene encoding BglG family transcription antiterminator LicT, with the protein MRFKKSLNNNIALAEDAEGCEVIVIGTGVGFKKVKGQPIEQSQIQKMFRIGSNDKYQRVEQFLSDIPLQVIDITDQIIEEGKTMIGKKLNDSILLTLADHIHFALDRFKKGVDVQNPLHWDIRHLYPAEYRAGEWAVQKINDAFLVSLPSGESSSIALHFVNSQFDSGSMNQTIKITQMINDILGIMTEHFGMALNQESADFSRFITHLRYFIVRQLNREVLSFKDQQFLYDVLSERYPVSFQCALKIKEAMEQQRGFVITPDEMVYLMIHIERVTSRTDTD; encoded by the coding sequence ATGAGGTTTAAAAAATCGTTAAATAACAACATCGCACTGGCGGAAGACGCCGAAGGCTGTGAAGTCATTGTCATCGGAACGGGTGTTGGCTTCAAAAAAGTAAAAGGACAGCCAATTGAGCAGAGCCAGATCCAGAAAATGTTCCGAATTGGCTCGAATGATAAATATCAGCGAGTTGAGCAATTTCTCAGTGATATCCCTCTGCAAGTCATCGACATTACGGATCAGATTATTGAAGAAGGCAAGACAATGATCGGAAAAAAGCTGAATGACTCGATCCTGTTAACACTTGCGGACCATATTCATTTTGCGCTGGATCGTTTCAAAAAAGGCGTGGATGTGCAAAATCCGCTTCATTGGGACATTCGCCATCTATATCCTGCTGAATACCGTGCCGGAGAATGGGCAGTTCAAAAAATCAATGATGCTTTTCTAGTCTCACTGCCATCTGGTGAATCAAGCTCTATTGCCCTTCATTTCGTGAACTCACAATTCGACTCAGGCAGTATGAACCAAACGATTAAAATTACACAGATGATTAACGACATTTTAGGTATCATGACTGAACATTTTGGAATGGCACTGAATCAGGAATCTGCTGATTTTTCCAGGTTCATCACCCATCTGAGATACTTCATTGTTCGTCAGTTGAACCGTGAAGTGCTCTCGTTCAAAGATCAACAATTTCTATATGATGTATTGTCGGAGCGGTATCCTGTCAGTTTCCAATGCGCACTCAAAATAAAGGAGGCGATGGAGCAGCAACGCGGATTTGTGATTACTCCCGATGAGATGGTATATCTCATGATCCACATCGAGAGAGTGACATCCCGTACCGATACGGATTGA
- a CDS encoding alpha-N-arabinofuranosidase has protein sequence MLTSKMLIDKDFQIAEVDPRVYGSFIEHLGRAVYGGIYDPGHPTADAQGFRQDAIEAIKALNVPIVRYPGGNFVSGYNWEDGVGPVAERKRRLELAWWTIETNAVGTNEFADWAKLVGTEVMMAVNLGTRGIDAARNLIEYCNHPSGTYWSDLRISHGYKDPHKFKTWCLGNEMDGPWQIGAMTAYEYGRIANETAKAMKWVDPEIELVACGSSSRDMSTFADWEATVLDLTYENVDYLSLHQYYNNNKDNTYDFLATSLDLDQFIDSVASICDFVQAKKRSKKKLMLSLDEWNVWKSIGTSRMEERWQIAPPEFEDVYTHEDALAVGCYLITILKHADRVKMACLAQLINTIAPIMTENNGAIWFQTTYFPFMHASNFGRGTVLRSITTSPKYDSKDFTDVPYLEAISVHDEENGTITIFAVNRHLDEKLELNVDLRSFGETTFVEHIVLENDDLKATNTKENPRNVLPHNGGHTTVDQGKVQAVLNKASWNVIRLKTKQA, from the coding sequence ATGCTTACATCCAAAATGCTTATCGATAAAGACTTTCAGATTGCCGAAGTTGATCCGCGTGTCTATGGTTCATTTATAGAGCATCTGGGACGGGCCGTATACGGCGGTATTTATGATCCAGGTCATCCTACGGCAGATGCTCAAGGTTTCCGTCAGGATGCCATTGAAGCGATTAAAGCTTTGAATGTGCCAATTGTTCGTTATCCGGGCGGCAATTTCGTATCCGGTTACAATTGGGAGGACGGTGTTGGTCCGGTAGCGGAGCGTAAACGCAGACTTGAACTCGCTTGGTGGACGATTGAAACGAATGCGGTAGGAACAAACGAATTTGCAGATTGGGCCAAACTGGTTGGAACCGAAGTGATGATGGCTGTAAATCTGGGTACTCGCGGCATTGATGCGGCCAGAAACCTGATTGAATACTGCAACCACCCATCTGGCACATACTGGAGTGATCTGCGTATCTCTCACGGTTACAAGGACCCGCATAAATTCAAAACCTGGTGTCTAGGCAACGAAATGGACGGCCCTTGGCAGATTGGTGCAATGACTGCATATGAATATGGCCGTATTGCCAATGAGACCGCTAAAGCGATGAAATGGGTTGATCCGGAAATTGAGCTTGTGGCTTGCGGCAGTTCCAGCCGTGACATGAGTACATTTGCAGATTGGGAAGCAACCGTGCTGGATCTCACCTACGAAAATGTGGACTACTTGTCCCTGCATCAGTATTACAACAATAACAAAGACAACACATATGACTTCCTGGCGACTTCGCTGGATCTGGATCAATTTATTGATAGTGTGGCTTCAATCTGTGATTTTGTACAAGCCAAAAAACGCAGCAAAAAGAAATTAATGCTGTCTCTGGATGAATGGAATGTCTGGAAATCCATCGGCACGAGCCGTATGGAAGAACGGTGGCAGATTGCGCCTCCAGAGTTTGAAGATGTGTATACACATGAAGATGCACTCGCTGTAGGCTGTTACCTGATTACCATACTCAAGCACGCCGACCGTGTAAAAATGGCTTGCCTTGCTCAGTTGATTAACACCATTGCACCAATCATGACCGAAAATAACGGAGCGATCTGGTTCCAGACGACCTATTTCCCGTTCATGCATGCATCCAATTTCGGGCGCGGTACGGTGTTACGGTCCATCACAACTTCACCTAAATATGATTCCAAAGACTTTACAGATGTACCTTATCTCGAAGCGATCAGTGTGCATGATGAAGAAAACGGCACGATCACGATCTTCGCGGTGAACAGACATCTGGATGAGAAGTTGGAACTGAATGTGGATCTTCGTTCTTTTGGAGAAACCACATTTGTGGAGCACATTGTACTGGAAAACGATGACCTGAAGGCTACCAATACCAAAGAAAATCCACGCAACGTCCTTCCACACAATGGTGGACATACAACCGTGGATCAAGGTAAAGTTCAAGCTGTGTTGAACAAAGCGTCATGGAACGTGATTCGCCTGAAAACCAAACAGGCATAA
- a CDS encoding LysR family transcriptional regulator, with protein MEIRQLKTFWTLASTCSFSQTAELLSYVPSTITMQIKSLEEELGVKLLDRLGKKVVLTDAGQQFLPYATKILNDVEEAKCISSQHGELAGTVVIGADEVLCAYLLPALFKRFRADYPGVRLLFRPLSGQELKSSLREGHTDVVFVLDEPVGAKDLHSEFLKDETFQMVVSPDHMLASRSALVIDDFHKQHFLLTEKNCSYRTHFDQSITKKGADALTELEFHSVEAIKQCVVAGLGIALLPEMALKKELSEGEVVALPWDLSDVSFSAQMLWHREKWISPSMAAFMEVAKSELI; from the coding sequence ATGGAAATACGCCAGCTAAAAACCTTTTGGACACTTGCATCGACCTGCAGCTTTAGTCAAACTGCTGAATTATTGAGCTATGTACCGTCTACCATAACCATGCAAATCAAATCGCTGGAAGAAGAGCTCGGTGTGAAATTGCTGGATCGACTAGGAAAAAAGGTCGTGTTAACGGATGCTGGTCAACAGTTTCTGCCGTACGCCACTAAGATATTAAACGATGTAGAGGAAGCAAAGTGCATATCCAGTCAGCACGGAGAATTGGCGGGGACGGTTGTGATCGGAGCAGACGAAGTGCTGTGTGCATATCTTCTTCCAGCCTTGTTCAAACGCTTCCGAGCGGACTATCCTGGTGTGCGGTTATTGTTCCGCCCCTTGTCTGGGCAAGAGCTTAAATCGAGTCTGAGAGAAGGGCATACCGATGTCGTTTTTGTATTGGATGAGCCCGTTGGTGCCAAAGATCTTCATTCAGAGTTTTTAAAGGATGAGACCTTTCAAATGGTGGTTTCTCCCGATCATATGTTAGCATCGCGTTCCGCGTTAGTTATCGATGACTTCCACAAGCAGCATTTTTTGCTGACCGAAAAGAACTGTTCGTATCGCACTCATTTTGACCAATCCATAACGAAGAAAGGTGCAGATGCTCTGACAGAGCTGGAGTTTCATAGTGTAGAAGCCATTAAACAATGTGTTGTGGCTGGTCTGGGGATCGCTTTATTACCTGAGATGGCGTTGAAGAAAGAGTTGAGCGAAGGGGAAGTGGTTGCTCTGCCGTGGGATTTATCAGATGTATCCTTTTCTGCGCAAATGCTCTGGCATCGGGAAAAATGGATCTCTCCGTCCATGGCTGCTTTCATGGAGGTCGCCAAGAGTGAGTTGATTTGA
- a CDS encoding ArsR/SmtB family transcription factor: MMLGTDAASLLIYEALASEARLNIVRLLLQNREMHINALAQELFLSKAIVSTHVSKLQKAGIVGSRMKRENGGTYKYCFIVREFMTINLSPEPVDAPYHEISIPVGQYTDYEAWPTCGIATTTQMIGQYDTPACFMDPDRVNAGILWMAAGFLEYKIPNYLYNDQHLREIEISLELSSEAPKVNENWPSDIRFTLNGNDLGTWTSPGDFGDRKGKHTPLWWKLDVNQYGVLKMLRINGEGTFIDGQRISDVRVQDLDLGVSTYWTFGLKPEEGAAGRGGLTLFGKGFGNYDQDILIRYYYDAQENKTTDE, encoded by the coding sequence ATGATGCTTGGGACAGATGCAGCTTCATTACTAATTTACGAGGCACTGGCAAGTGAAGCCCGTTTAAACATTGTGCGCCTGCTGCTACAAAACAGGGAAATGCATATCAATGCGCTTGCCCAAGAGCTTTTTCTGAGCAAAGCTATTGTAAGTACACATGTAAGCAAGCTGCAAAAAGCCGGAATTGTCGGTAGCCGAATGAAACGGGAGAACGGCGGAACCTATAAGTACTGTTTTATCGTACGAGAGTTCATGACTATTAACCTGTCACCAGAGCCTGTTGACGCTCCTTACCATGAAATATCCATACCGGTAGGTCAATATACAGATTATGAAGCATGGCCAACCTGCGGGATTGCGACAACTACGCAGATGATTGGACAGTACGACACACCAGCCTGCTTTATGGACCCGGATCGGGTGAACGCTGGAATCCTTTGGATGGCAGCAGGTTTTCTTGAATATAAGATTCCCAATTATCTGTACAATGATCAGCATCTTCGAGAGATTGAAATTTCCCTTGAACTAAGCTCGGAAGCGCCAAAGGTGAACGAAAACTGGCCGTCAGATATTCGCTTTACCCTTAATGGCAATGACCTCGGTACTTGGACAAGCCCTGGTGATTTCGGGGATCGGAAAGGTAAACATACGCCACTATGGTGGAAGCTGGATGTCAACCAGTATGGTGTATTGAAAATGCTGCGTATTAACGGGGAAGGCACGTTTATTGATGGTCAGCGCATCTCGGACGTGCGGGTTCAAGACCTGGATCTGGGTGTATCCACCTATTGGACCTTTGGATTGAAGCCGGAAGAGGGCGCAGCTGGCCGAGGCGGACTCACCCTGTTTGGCAAAGGTTTTGGCAACTATGATCAGGATATTCTGATTCGATACTATTATGATGCTCAGGAAAATAAGACTACAGATGAATAG
- a CDS encoding DsbA family protein: MSNESMMCDLETGVCGVNEEEAMQEINLNHVEKRITLYYATDPICSHCWALEPVLHRFIEEYGHYFTLQIKMGGLLANWNGFSDGANGIQKPSDVAAHWKEVGEHSRMPIDGSLWHDNPILSSYPPSRVFKVIQSTHPGKEHEFLRRAREAVFAFNRNIGEDDVLTDIVNQLGLNGKEVVEAAAQQSAQDLLEEDFERVASLGVRGFPSIIIVNEENHGMKIVGARSLETYVQALQQVLGGDLKPKQITSLEQKINEGHLLFSRELEVMYNIEKSDVESYVESELAEHTYRKGHILNEMYIEHI; encoded by the coding sequence GTGAGTAACGAATCAATGATGTGTGATCTGGAAACAGGCGTATGTGGTGTGAATGAGGAAGAGGCGATGCAAGAAATCAATCTGAATCACGTTGAGAAACGGATAACTCTTTATTACGCAACAGATCCGATCTGCTCTCACTGCTGGGCGCTTGAGCCTGTGCTTCATCGGTTTATTGAGGAATACGGTCATTATTTTACGCTGCAAATTAAAATGGGTGGGCTACTGGCTAACTGGAATGGTTTCTCGGATGGCGCTAACGGGATTCAGAAACCTTCGGACGTTGCAGCGCATTGGAAGGAAGTGGGTGAACATTCACGCATGCCCATCGACGGTTCCTTATGGCATGATAATCCAATACTTTCTTCTTATCCGCCATCTCGCGTATTTAAAGTCATTCAGAGTACACATCCTGGTAAAGAACATGAGTTTTTAAGACGTGCACGTGAAGCCGTGTTTGCATTCAATCGAAATATTGGAGAAGATGATGTGCTGACGGATATCGTCAATCAACTGGGCTTGAATGGAAAAGAAGTGGTTGAGGCGGCTGCACAGCAATCGGCACAAGATTTATTAGAGGAAGACTTTGAGCGTGTTGCTAGTTTGGGAGTTAGAGGTTTCCCATCCATTATCATTGTAAATGAAGAGAACCATGGTATGAAAATTGTCGGAGCGCGCTCTCTTGAAACATATGTGCAAGCACTTCAGCAGGTGTTGGGTGGTGATCTGAAACCAAAACAGATAACCTCGTTGGAGCAGAAAATCAATGAGGGACACCTTCTTTTCTCTAGAGAACTGGAGGTCATGTACAATATCGAAAAGAGTGATGTTGAATCTTATGTGGAATCTGAATTGGCAGAGCACACATATCGTAAGGGACATATTTTGAATGAGATGTATATTGAGCATATCTGA
- a CDS encoding winged helix-turn-helix transcriptional regulator, translating into MKYEFNFDQLCPATYAFQVIGGKWNLPILAILSENDCIRYNELKRRLPGITGTMLTNCLKDLIHSGIVHREQYNEVPPRVEYSLTESGKELVPLIESMVIWGQKNMTAGVKEQEK; encoded by the coding sequence GTGAAATACGAGTTTAATTTCGATCAGTTATGTCCAGCGACTTATGCATTTCAGGTCATTGGAGGCAAGTGGAATCTTCCGATCCTGGCAATCCTTAGTGAAAATGACTGTATACGTTACAATGAATTAAAAAGAAGACTGCCCGGCATTACCGGAACGATGCTAACGAACTGTTTGAAGGATTTGATTCATTCCGGCATCGTGCATCGGGAGCAATATAACGAGGTGCCACCGAGAGTGGAGTATTCGCTCACAGAATCAGGCAAGGAATTGGTTCCATTAATTGAATCCATGGTAATCTGGGGTCAGAAAAATATGACAGCAGGCGTGAAGGAACAAGAAAAATAA
- a CDS encoding alpha/beta fold hydrolase produces the protein MNDYETYNLGDTLLQSGQQLPQAFIAYKTYGNLNAAKDNVIVVPTWFAGIHTDNEWLIGTDKALDPSRYFIVVPNMLGNGLSSSPSNTPAPYDKNNFPLISMYDNVHAQHQLITQKFGISKIKLVVGWSLGAMQVYQWGTSYPEMVERIAPFGGTAKSRPHTQLVFEAMIAALQADSNYKNGRYERPPVAGLAAMGRAYAPWGFSQAYYLEKLYQSEGYDSLQSYVEDYWDQVFLPFDANDLITMLRTGIYGDISDNPIDDGNFEQALSKITSPALVMPGSSDLFFTPEDSAYDVQHMPNAVYQPIQSKWGHCFGIGANEENSLVIDRHLKQFLEA, from the coding sequence ATGAACGATTATGAAACATATAACCTTGGAGATACATTACTTCAATCGGGACAACAGCTCCCTCAAGCCTTTATCGCTTACAAGACCTATGGAAACTTAAATGCGGCAAAGGACAATGTTATTGTTGTCCCAACATGGTTTGCTGGAATTCACACAGATAATGAATGGTTAATTGGAACAGACAAGGCACTGGACCCCAGTCGTTATTTTATCGTGGTGCCCAATATGTTGGGTAACGGGTTATCGTCTTCTCCAAGTAATACCCCTGCCCCATATGATAAGAACAACTTTCCTCTCATCTCCATGTATGACAATGTGCATGCCCAGCATCAACTCATCACTCAAAAATTCGGGATCTCCAAAATCAAACTTGTTGTGGGCTGGTCTCTGGGAGCCATGCAGGTTTATCAATGGGGAACCAGTTATCCTGAGATGGTCGAGCGTATTGCCCCCTTTGGCGGAACGGCAAAGAGCAGACCCCATACACAGTTGGTATTCGAAGCAATGATCGCGGCGTTACAGGCAGATTCGAATTATAAAAATGGTAGATATGAACGCCCTCCGGTTGCCGGTCTCGCAGCGATGGGAAGAGCGTATGCTCCATGGGGGTTTTCGCAGGCGTACTATTTGGAGAAATTGTATCAATCTGAGGGTTACGACTCCTTGCAATCTTATGTAGAAGATTACTGGGATCAAGTATTTCTTCCCTTCGATGCTAACGATTTGATTACCATGCTACGTACAGGAATATATGGAGACATTAGCGATAATCCCATAGATGACGGCAACTTCGAACAGGCGTTAAGCAAGATCACCTCTCCTGCACTCGTTATGCCAGGATCAAGTGACTTGTTTTTCACGCCAGAAGACAGTGCGTATGATGTTCAACATATGCCAAACGCTGTGTATCAACCTATACAGTCCAAGTGGGGACACTGCTTTGGAATCGGAGCAAACGAAGAGAATTCACTCGTTATCGATCGTCATCTAAAGCAATTTTTGGAGGCATGA
- a CDS encoding NUDIX domain-containing protein has product MERKIRNSAKALIIKDGRMLAMKQDDHDEVIYILPGGSQNAGETLTDAVKREVAEEIGIDVEPLSLEFVIEGVYGEALHRVDFVFLCEYIGLVDQDSSILPSDENQVEYVWLEIKNINELPLFPSKLRKQIIRLVEGEKTIMYLGNEEDDDLNS; this is encoded by the coding sequence ATGGAGAGAAAGATTAGAAATTCTGCAAAAGCATTGATCATTAAAGACGGGAGAATGCTTGCAATGAAGCAGGATGATCATGATGAAGTGATCTATATCCTGCCTGGTGGGAGCCAGAATGCAGGTGAAACGCTGACCGATGCTGTGAAGCGTGAAGTTGCGGAAGAAATCGGAATAGATGTAGAACCGTTATCACTGGAATTTGTCATTGAGGGTGTATACGGTGAAGCTCTTCATCGTGTAGATTTTGTTTTTTTATGCGAGTACATAGGTTTGGTGGACCAAGATAGTTCTATTCTGCCAAGTGACGAAAACCAGGTGGAATATGTGTGGCTCGAAATTAAAAATATAAACGAACTACCTTTATTTCCTTCAAAATTACGAAAGCAGATCATTAGATTGGTTGAGGGAGAAAAAACGATTATGTATTTAGGAAATGAGGAAGATGACGACCTGAATAGTTAG